The Panicum virgatum strain AP13 chromosome 3N, P.virgatum_v5, whole genome shotgun sequence genome includes the window GTTGTGTACAGAAAGGATCGGAGGACATCAAAGAGAGGCGACAGGGCCGGGCCAGGCCAGGGAAGGCCAGACCAGCAGTTTGGGGTCGGGGGGAGGTACATCTCTTGTGCCTCTGCTACTACCACTACTACTAGCCTTAGATTGGAAACATCACATATGTTTCACAAAACATGGGAAGACAGATATAGGTTGAGGGGTACGCCGTACGCGCAGGCACCATCCAATCCATAAGAAAGAGAGGAAGAACTACTACATCAAACACAAGCAACAAAAAGGCCACACGCCTCCTTGTTGATCCATCATCAGTCCATCACTGTACACAGAATGTTAGATGAATTTGCCCCCGGGGACCAGCCGGAGGGTGATTGAAGGCGAAATAATAGGCTTCTCTCCATCAACCAGGGACGCAGGCAGGGCTTCGCGATCAGCAGGCAGGGGGGGAACAAAAGTCGCCATGGTTGGTTTCTTTCCTAGAGCTTTTTATCAGAAGCGCCACTTGCCATGGCCGGAATTCAGACGATGATCCccaagcggcagcggcagcagcagcagcagtataCGGCGAGACGAGACGACAGAACTAGTATAAGTCAAGCTTACCATCTTGCTATAACAAGTGGAGTGTGCGAAGGCGACGATCAGATCAGGATCAGCAGCTGTGGTGTACGTATGTACTAGAGGAGGTTAGCCCCGAGGAAGTCGGAGATCTCCTCCATGACCTCGTGGTAGTGGTCTGTGTTGGGCAGCAGGTAGAAGCCGATGGTGGCCTTCTCGCGGTACACGAGCTTGACATGGTGGCCGTCCTCCCGGAGGCCCTCGGCGTAGGCCAGCTGCCGGTCGCAGGTGAGGTCCAGGCCCGACACGATGATGAGGCTCTTGGTGAAGGGGAGGCCCCTGAGCCGCCGCCCGTTCGGCCCGAACGGGTTGCACGCCGGGTGGTCCCGGTCGGCGTCCTCGGGCAGGTACGCCTTCCAGTACCAGTCCCTGTCCTGGAGCGTGACGAAGTACTTGCCGTCCAGCCGCCGCTCCGAGTCGGTGCGCTCGGTGCCGCCGAACATGGCGTTGAGCAGGATGTTGCCGCAGATCCTGATCCCGGCGTCGGCGGCCCGCACGGCCACGTGGTGGGCGATGTTGCCGCCGGAGGAGTCGCCGGAGAGGAACACGCGGGGCTgggcgccctcgccgctgcggaGGAACGGCTGCGACATGGCCCACTTGAGCGCGGCCCAGCCGTCGTCGTAGGCGCACGGGTACCGGTGCTCGGGGGCGCGCCGGTAGTTGACGGACAGCACCACGCCCTTGCTCAGCTTCACGAACCGACGGCACAGGTTGTCGTAGATGGCCGTGCTGGACGAGGAGTGCGCGAAGCTGCCGCcgtggaagaagaggatgacCGGGAACGGgtccggcgacggcgcgccGGTGAGGAAGTCGAGGATGGGCAGCGTGACcgctgccgcgccggcgccggcgcccgcggcgttgttggcggcggcgcggtagaTGCGGACCTCGAGGCCGACGGAGGGGTCGATGACGTGGTCGAAGGACGAGACGCCCTCCTGGGCCCGCGCGTCGGGCGGCACCCGGCGGTCGAGGTACTCGGCGAGGTCGCGGTCGAAGGTGCCGTCCGCCCGCCGGAGCATGTTGTACGCCAGCTTGAAGTTGGAGATGAGCACCCATGTGTGGATCGGCACCGCCGTCTGCGCAGCAGGAGAGCGAGAGCTAAcatcaacagcagcaacagtaagacgacgaagaagaagcagaagcagagGGCCTCATCACAAACACCCCCTCCTATTCCTTTGCTGTTTCCTCGCATGGGCGAGAACGCCAATGCGGGCGGCGATCTTTGCCGCCGCTTGCCAGAAAAGATGCAAGCTTTCGCATGATTAGCCCATCCCCTTTGTTGGGTAGCCATTTCCGTAGCACCGCCTCGCACCAGTCCCCCCGAAACTCCAAAAACAACGGGGGCAGGGGAGAAGGGGATAAAATTGGGATTGAGCCCAAAGGGGAAAGAAAGGCAGCGATTGACCGGGAAATCACCGGCCAGGGCTGGCCGGCCCCAATCCCCCCTCCACCGAATCATAAAGCGGCGGCACAAATCGGGAGGCCGCGGCCCTGGCgcacccccccaccccccacccggATGAAGAGAAGAACACCACCCTCCCGAAACGCGAGACCTAAACGGGAGCCGGACGCAAGGACGCGTAACGAGGCaggcagggagggggaggaggtcgcgggcagtgccgcgcgcgcgcaccttGCACTCGTTGCGGTTGACCTCGTCGCTGCCAGCCATGGCGGTGAGCGGGCGCCGCTGGGCCTCGACCACCGGAGCAccg containing:
- the LOC120665505 gene encoding gibberellin receptor GID1-like, with amino-acid sequence MAGSDEVNRNECKTAVPIHTWVLISNFKLAYNMLRRADGTFDRDLAEYLDRRVPPDARAQEGVSSFDHVIDPSVGLEVRIYRAAANNAAGAGAGAAAVTLPILDFLTGAPSPDPFPVILFFHGGSFAHSSSSTAIYDNLCRRFVKLSKGVVLSVNYRRAPEHRYPCAYDDGWAALKWAMSQPFLRSGEGAQPRVFLSGDSSGGNIAHHVAVRAADAGIRICGNILLNAMFGGTERTDSERRLDGKYFVTLQDRDWYWKAYLPEDADRDHPACNPFGPNGRRLRGLPFTKSLIIVSGLDLTCDRQLAYAEGLREDGHHVKLVYREKATIGFYLLPNTDHYHEVMEEISDFLGANLL